One region of Carassius carassius chromosome 41, fCarCar2.1, whole genome shotgun sequence genomic DNA includes:
- the LOC132123194 gene encoding geminin coiled-coil domain-containing protein 1-like, with protein sequence MLSCQDLSFAGGQRYDYSASTSAEGSVDDSTAALVSLWEAGPLDNAARQHEPPRRGKSCNMPRPAAREASRLDKLDFFHLQCHRPIWPDQLSPQLQRNKQLQDTLMQREEELARLQEENNKLKEFLNSSYVKSLEEKTKRLLSNCKVPDGPRHRKRTYDYFQNLSKLFQNGEGKQTCRNLSLEFCSAEDLPATPPLDSWILETLGLRDENTVDPEHSFKTPSFSCPIPTEDPYSTTNVNNAVGFSPNAEACCDYSSIVDSSSNCSLYTSSGYSTSQSLGSDYSTLDPSALYTITTTGSLVSSPPLMTIAQHFTPPRAASTPLHPQDVSPGPYYNTPGCDSSSPPGGNSQLFSTPHVSPSRTDLAFSMSLSPQNSVKTHSFPQGQAFTRRDAQGGWNFTWVPKQCS encoded by the exons ATGCTGTCCTGCCAAGACCTGAGCTTTGCAGGAGGGCAGCGCTACGACTACTCCGCCTCCACGTCAGCTGAAGGCAGTGTTGACGATTCCACAGCAGCGCTCGTCTCCCTCTGGGAAGCCGGTCCCCTGGACAACGCTGCCCGCCAGCACGAGCCGCCTCGGCGGGGTAAGTCCTGCAATATGCCGCGACCAGCGGCGCGAGAGGCTTCCCGCCTTGACAAACTGGATTTTTTCCATCTCCAGTGTCATCGGCCCATCTGGCCTGACCAACTGTCACCTCAACTTCAACGAAACAAACAG CTTCAAGATACCCTAATGCAAAGAGAAGAAGAGCTGGCCAGACTGCAAGAAGAGAACAACAAGCTCAAGGAGTTTTTAAACTCATCATATGTTAAGTCTTTAGAGGAAAAAACAAAG AGACTCCTTTCTAACTGCAAGGTTCCAGATGGTCCAAGACATCGAAAGAGAACTTATGATTATTTCCAGAACCTGAGCAAGTTATTTCAGAACGGTGAGGGGAAGCAGACTTGCCGCAATCTTTCTTTAGAATTTTGCTCCGCTGAAGATTTGCCGGCCACCCCACCTCTAGACTCATGGATTCTAGAAACTCTTGGCCTGAGAGACGAGAACACTGTTGACCCAGAACACAGTTTCAAAACCCCTTCTTTCAGCTGTCCAATCCCTACAGAAGATCCTTACAGTACAACAAATGTGAACAATGCAGTCGGCTTCAGCCCTAATGCCGAGGCATGCTGCGATTACAGCAGCATCGTAGACTCATCGAGCAACTGCAGTCTGTACACCTCCAGTGGCTACAGCACATCCCAGAGCTTGGGTTCAGATTATTCAACCCTTGACCCCTCTGCTCTATACACCATCACAACTACAGGCTCACTGGTCAGCTCTCCACCATTGATGACCATCGCTCAACACTTCACACCACCACGAGCTGCCTCGACTCCATTACATCCCCAGGATGTAAGCCCGGGTCCATACTACAACACACCAGGCTGTGATTCCTCCAGTCCACCAGGGGGCAATAGTCAACTTTTCTCCACACCTCATGTGTCCCCTAGCAGGACAGACCTGGCATTTAGCATGTCACTTAGTCCACAAAACAGTGTGAAGACACACAGTTTCCCTCAAGGACAAGCTTTTACACGTAGAGATGCACAAGGGGGATGGAACTTCACCTGGGTTCCTAAACAGTGTTCCTAG